A portion of the Candidatus Manganitrophaceae bacterium genome contains these proteins:
- a CDS encoding HAMP domain-containing protein yields the protein MPIIPNGVLGEIADAFNDVVELSEQRADEFVRVSREVGREGRMTERASTGGARGMWAATVESINALIEDLARPTTEVARVISAVAQGDLSQKMALEIEGRPVKGEFLRIGTTVNTMVDQLSSFASEVTRVAKEVGTEGKLGGQAQVRGVAGTWKDLTDNVNQLAGNLTSQVRNIAKVTTAVAKGDLSQKIEVDARGEILELKNTINIMVDQLNSFAAEVTRVAKEVGTEGKLGGQAQVKGVSGTWKDLTDNVNQLAGNLTSQVRNIAKVTTAVAKGDLSQKITVDARGEILELKETINTMVDQLRSFASEVTRVAKEVGTEGKLGGQADVKGVSGTWKDLTDNVNLLAGNLTSQVRNIAKVTTAVAKGDLSQKIEVDAKGEILELKNTINIMVDQLNSFAAEVTRVAKEVGTEGKLGGQAEVKGISGTWKDLTDNVNLLAGNLTSQVRNIAKVTTAVAKGDLSQKIEVDAKGEILELKNTINIMVDQLNSFAAEVTRVAKEVGTEGKLGGQAEVKGISGTWKDLTDNVNQLAGNLTSQVRNIAKVTTAVAKGDLSQKITVDARGEILELKNTINIMVDQLNSFAAEVTRVAKEVGTEGKLGGQAEVKGVSGTWKDLTDNVNQLAGNLTSQVRNIAKVTTAVAKGDLSQKITVEAKGEILELKNTINIMVDQLNSFAAEVTRVAKEVGTEGKLGGQAEVKGVSGTWKDLTDNVNLLAGNLTSQVRNIAKVTTAVAKGDLSQKITVEAKGEIFELKNTINIMVDQLNSFAAEVTRVAKEVGTEGKLGGQAEVKGVSGTWKDLTDNVNQLAGNLTSQVRNIAKVTTAVAKGDLSQKITVEAKGEILELKNTINIMVDQLNSFAAEVTRVAKEVGTEGKLGGQAEVKGVSGTWKDLTDNVNLMASNLTTQVRGIVKVVTAVANGDLNKKLVVDAKGEIAALAETINSMTDTLRIFADQVTTVAREVGIEGKLGGQAKVPGAAGIWKDLTDNVNQLAGNLTTQVRAIAEVATAVTKGDLTRSITVEAQGEVSVLKNNINQMIANLKDTTQKNTEQDWLKTNLAKFSGMMQGQKDLKAISRLIMSELTPLVSAHHGTFFITEVQDNQPVFKLVSSYAFKERKNLAQQFHLGEGLIGQCALEKKSILLTQVPPDYIVINSGLGQAPPLSIIVLPVLFEGEVKAVIELASFQPFSPIHLIFLEQLMESIGVVLNMISASMRTEELLKQLQKSNAELEAQAKELEEKASLLEIKNREVELASVSLEEKAEQLSLISKYKSEFLANMSHELRTPLNSLLVLARLLSENKDTTLTPKQVEYAQTIYTSGCDLLNLINEILDLSKVESGKMRVATSRVLLKDVQEYVERTFSEVAQQKGLNFGINMEEELPKTIQTDEQRLQQILKNLLSNAFKFTDQGNVTLRVGPADENVSFEREMLNQSNRVIAFSVTDTGIGIPKKKQKLIFEAFQQADGTTSRRYGGTGLGLTISREIARLLGGEIHVDSTPGRGSTFTLYLPEQYQGPEGDLGEQTLVEEQRLLEYSNAGSQESGLDGGRILIIDDDVRNIFAVTSLLESHGMEVLHAENGKEGIELLKEKKGIDLVLMDIMMPEMDGYETTRVIRKMAPYRALPIIALTAKAMKGDREKGIEAGVSDYITKPVDNDRLLSLLRIWLNRKSEGKSKQK from the coding sequence ATGCCGATCATCCCGAACGGCGTCTTGGGAGAGATCGCCGATGCGTTCAACGACGTGGTCGAATTAAGCGAGCAGCGGGCCGACGAGTTCGTTCGGGTCAGCCGTGAGGTGGGACGAGAAGGGCGGATGACGGAGCGGGCGTCGACCGGCGGTGCGCGGGGGATGTGGGCGGCCACCGTCGAATCGATCAACGCGTTGATCGAAGACCTGGCCCGGCCGACCACGGAGGTCGCCCGCGTCATCAGCGCGGTGGCCCAAGGCGATCTGTCGCAAAAGATGGCGTTGGAAATCGAAGGCCGGCCGGTCAAAGGAGAGTTCCTCCGGATCGGTACGACGGTGAATACGATGGTCGATCAGCTCAGCTCCTTCGCCTCCGAGGTGACGCGTGTTGCGAAGGAGGTGGGGACCGAAGGAAAGCTCGGCGGCCAGGCGCAGGTGAGAGGGGTCGCCGGAACTTGGAAGGATTTGACCGATAACGTGAACCAGCTCGCGGGGAACCTCACCTCTCAGGTGCGTAATATCGCGAAAGTCACCACCGCGGTGGCAAAAGGAGATCTCTCGCAGAAGATCGAAGTCGACGCGCGCGGCGAGATCTTGGAGCTGAAGAATACGATCAACATCATGGTCGATCAGCTCAACTCCTTCGCCGCCGAGGTGACCCGGGTTGCGAAAGAGGTGGGGACCGAAGGGAAACTCGGCGGCCAGGCGCAGGTGAAAGGGGTTTCCGGAACTTGGAAAGATTTGACCGATAACGTGAACCAGCTCGCGGGGAACCTCACCTCTCAGGTGCGTAATATCGCCAAGGTGACGACGGCCGTTGCAAAAGGGGATCTCTCGCAAAAAATTACCGTCGATGCGAGAGGCGAAATCCTCGAACTCAAAGAGACGATCAATACGATGGTGGACCAGCTCCGATCGTTCGCTTCGGAGGTGACGCGTGTGGCGAAAGAGGTGGGGACCGAGGGGAAACTGGGCGGCCAGGCTGATGTGAAGGGGGTCTCCGGAACCTGGAAGGATCTCACCGACAATGTGAACCTCCTCGCCGGAAACTTGACCTCTCAGGTGAGAAATATCGCCAAGGTGACGACGGCCGTGGCGAAGGGCGACCTCTCCCAGAAGATCGAAGTCGATGCCAAGGGGGAGATCTTAGAGCTAAAGAACACGATCAACATCATGGTGGACCAGCTCAACTCCTTCGCCGCGGAGGTCACTCGTGTGGCGAAGGAAGTGGGGACCGAGGGAAAGCTCGGCGGCCAAGCCGAGGTGAAAGGGATCTCCGGAACGTGGAAAGACCTCACCGATAATGTGAACCTGCTGGCGGGAAACCTCACCTCTCAGGTGAGAAACATCGCAAAAGTCACCACCGCGGTGGCGAAAGGAGACTTGTCCCAGAAGATCGAAGTCGATGCGAAGGGGGAGATCTTAGAGCTGAAGAACACGATCAACATCATGGTCGATCAGCTCAACTCGTTTGCCGCCGAGGTGACGCGGGTGGCGAAAGAGGTGGGTACCGAGGGAAAGCTCGGCGGCCAAGCCGAGGTGAAGGGGATCTCCGGAACCTGGAAGGATTTGACCGACAATGTGAACCAGCTCGCGGGAAACCTCACCTCTCAGGTGAGAAACATCGCGAAGGTGACCACGGCCGTTGCGAAAGGGGATCTCTCGCAGAAAATTACGGTCGATGCCCGCGGCGAAATCCTCGAGTTGAAAAATACGATCAACATCATGGTGGACCAGCTCAACTCGTTTGCAGCCGAGGTGACGCGGGTTGCGAAAGAGGTGGGGACCGAGGGAAAACTCGGCGGCCAGGCCGAGGTGAAGGGGGTCTCCGGAACCTGGAAAGACCTCACCGACAATGTGAACCAGCTGGCAGGAAACCTCACCTCTCAGGTGCGTAATATCGCGAAGGTGACGACGGCCGTGGCGAAGGGCGATTTGTCGCAGAAGATTACCGTCGAAGCGAAAGGGGAGATCTTAGAGCTGAAGAACACAATCAACATCATGGTCGACCAGCTCAACTCGTTTGCCGCCGAGGTGACGCGGGTGGCGAAAGAGGTGGGTACCGAGGGAAAGCTCGGCGGCCAAGCCGAGGTGAAGGGGGTCTCCGGGACTTGGAAAGACCTCACCGACAATGTGAATCTCCTCGCGGGGAACTTAACCTCTCAGGTGAGAAACATCGCGAAGGTGACGACGGCCGTTGCAAAGGGGGACTTGTCGCAGAAAATTACCGTCGAAGCGAAGGGGGAGATCTTCGAGCTGAAGAACACGATCAACATCATGGTCGATCAGCTCAACTCCTTTGCCGCCGAGGTGACGCGGGTTGCGAAAGAGGTGGGGACCGAGGGAAAACTCGGCGGCCAGGCCGAGGTGAAGGGGGTCTCCGGTACCTGGAAGGATTTGACCGACAACGTGAACCAGCTGGCAGGAAACCTCACCTCTCAGGTGCGTAATATCGCGAAGGTGACGACGGCGGTGGCGAAGGGCGACCTCTCGCAGAAGATCACTGTCGAAGCGAAGGGGGAGATCTTAGAGCTAAAGAACACGATCAACATCATGGTCGATCAGCTCAACTCGTTTGCAGCCGAGGTGACGCGGGTGGCGAAAGAGGTGGGGACTGAAGGAAAGCTCGGCGGCCAAGCCGAGGTGAAAGGGGTCTCCGGTACCTGGAAAGATCTCACCGACAATGTGAATCTGATGGCGAGCAACCTGACGACCCAGGTGCGCGGGATCGTGAAGGTCGTGACCGCCGTCGCGAACGGAGACCTGAATAAAAAGTTGGTCGTCGACGCGAAGGGAGAGATCGCCGCGCTCGCCGAAACGATCAACAGCATGACCGACACCCTGAGGATCTTCGCCGACCAGGTGACGACGGTGGCGAGAGAGGTCGGTATCGAAGGGAAGCTCGGCGGACAGGCGAAGGTGCCGGGGGCCGCCGGTATCTGGAAGGATCTGACCGACAACGTGAACCAGCTCGCCGGTAACCTCACCACCCAGGTGCGGGCGATCGCGGAGGTGGCGACCGCCGTGACGAAGGGGGATCTGACCCGGTCGATTACGGTCGAAGCGCAGGGAGAGGTCTCGGTCCTGAAGAACAACATCAATCAGATGATCGCGAACCTCAAAGACACCACGCAGAAGAATACCGAGCAGGACTGGTTGAAAACGAACCTCGCGAAATTCTCCGGCATGATGCAGGGGCAGAAAGACCTGAAGGCGATCTCCCGGTTGATCATGTCGGAGCTGACGCCGCTCGTCTCGGCGCACCACGGCACCTTCTTTATCACGGAGGTGCAGGACAACCAGCCGGTCTTCAAGCTCGTCAGCAGTTATGCCTTTAAGGAGCGGAAAAACCTCGCCCAGCAGTTCCACTTGGGAGAAGGGTTGATCGGGCAGTGCGCGCTGGAGAAGAAGAGCATCCTCCTCACGCAGGTTCCGCCCGATTACATCGTCATCAACTCGGGGCTCGGCCAGGCGCCGCCGCTCAGCATTATCGTCCTCCCGGTCCTCTTCGAAGGGGAGGTCAAGGCGGTCATCGAGCTCGCCTCGTTCCAGCCGTTCAGCCCGATCCACCTCATCTTCTTGGAACAGCTGATGGAGAGCATCGGCGTCGTCTTGAACATGATCTCTGCGAGCATGCGGACGGAAGAGCTCCTCAAGCAGCTGCAGAAGTCGAACGCGGAACTCGAAGCCCAGGCGAAAGAGCTCGAAGAGAAAGCGAGCCTCCTCGAGATCAAGAACCGGGAGGTCGAGCTCGCCTCGGTCTCCTTGGAGGAGAAAGCGGAGCAGCTCTCTTTGATTTCCAAATACAAATCGGAGTTCTTGGCCAACATGTCCCACGAGCTCCGGACGCCGTTGAACAGCCTGCTCGTCTTGGCAAGATTGCTCTCCGAGAACAAAGACACGACCCTCACCCCGAAACAGGTCGAATATGCGCAGACGATCTATACCTCCGGCTGCGATCTCTTGAACCTGATCAACGAAATCTTGGATCTCTCCAAGGTCGAGTCGGGGAAGATGCGGGTGGCGACGAGCCGGGTGCTGCTGAAAGATGTTCAGGAATATGTGGAGCGAACCTTCAGCGAGGTCGCCCAGCAGAAGGGGCTCAACTTCGGAATCAACATGGAAGAGGAGCTTCCAAAGACGATCCAGACCGACGAGCAGCGGCTGCAGCAGATCCTCAAGAACCTTCTCTCCAACGCTTTCAAGTTTACCGACCAGGGGAATGTAACGCTCCGGGTCGGTCCGGCCGATGAAAATGTCTCGTTCGAGCGGGAGATGCTGAATCAGTCGAACCGGGTGATCGCCTTCTCCGTCACCGACACCGGAATCGGCATTCCAAAGAAAAAGCAAAAGTTAATCTTCGAAGCGTTCCAGCAGGCCGATGGAACCACCAGCCGCCGATACGGCGGGACCGGCCTGGGATTGACGATCAGCCGGGAGATCGCCCGGCTCCTCGGCGGAGAGATCCATGTCGACAGCACCCCGGGACGGGGAAGCACCTTCACCCTTTATCTGCCGGAGCAGTATCAAGGCCCGGAGGGCGATCTCGGCGAGCAGACCTTGGTCGAAGAGCAGCGGCTCTTGGAGTACAGCAACGCCGGCTCTCAGGAAAGCGGATTGGACGGCGGGCGGATCTTGATCATCGACGACGACGTCCGGAATATCTTCGCCGTGACCAGCCTGCTCGAAAGCCACGGGATGGAGGTCCTCCACGCGGAAAATGGAAAAGAAGGAATCGAGCTGCTGAAAGAGAAAAAAGGGATCGATCTCGTCTTGATGGACATCATGATGCCGGAGATGGATGGATACGAGACGACCCGGGTGATCCGCAAAATGGCCCCCTATCGGGCGCTGCCGATCATTGCGCTCACCGCGAAGGCGATGAAAGGAGATCGGGAGAAGGGAATCGAGGCCGGCGTATCGGACTATATCACCAAGCCGGTCGACAATGATCGCCTCCTCTCGCTTCTCCGGATCTGGTTGAACCGGAAAAGTGAAGGGAAGTCGAAGCAGAAATAA